In Humulus lupulus chromosome 7, drHumLupu1.1, whole genome shotgun sequence, the following are encoded in one genomic region:
- the LOC133792301 gene encoding 6-phosphofructo-2-kinase/fructose-2,6-bisphosphatase isoform X2 — protein MGTGSSKDTDEASHGSDGREGENLDQAGGQLYVSLKMENYKLKKELIPHVYGSVPLIGSWDSSKALTMERESASMWELSFVVPPNHETLDFKFLLKPKNSNAPCVVEEGSNRQLIRGTLQGDARVALFKLNGDDVLEYRVFIKADRVSPFDLAASWRAYQENLRPSSVRGIPDVRIDSVPEISVENGSSASLELDLEHYVVPAPSTSANSGLVYAANMTETPRSLTLTGVFSKADGSSSAAISFKDGAGVSADRPSPIKEMEVVVPDPSKVYVSSGMVESKSVGTLSPLQKQDSHRGLFVDRGVGSPRLVKSSSASTFSFDLKLDTEAKNSMPAAAGAVAAAAVADQMLGPKEDKHLAIVLVGLPARGKTFTAAKLTRYLRWLGHDTKHFNVGKYRRLKHGANQSADFFRADNPEGIEARNEVAALAFDDMVSWMQEGGQVGIFDATNSSSYRRNMLMKMAEGKCKIIFLETICNDERIIERNIRLKIQQSPDYAEEPDFEAGLIDFKTRLANYEKVYEPVEEGSYIKMIDMVSGHGGQIQVNNISGYLPGRIVFFLVNTHLTPRPILLTRHGESRDNVRGRIGGDTALRRLTRKKQSLVLIVMLERFTQRSFILLSKSG, from the exons ATGGGGACGGGGTCGTCTAAAGATACAGACGAGGCTTCTCATGGAAGCGATGGACGAGAAGGGGAAAATTTAGACCAGGCAGGTGGTCAACTCTATGTGTCGTTGAAAATGGAGAATTACAAGCTCAAGAAGGAGCTCATTCCTCATGTATATGGCTCCGTTCCGCTTATTGGTTCTTGGGATTCTTCTAAAGCT CTCACTATGGAGCGGGAATCGGCCTCAATGTGGGAATTGAGCTTCGTTGTTCCTCCAAATCACG AAACATTGGATTTCAAGTTCCTTTTAAAGCCAAAAAACAGCAATGCACCTTGCGTGGTTGAGGAAGGATCAAATCGTCAGCTTATTAGGGGCACCTTGCAAGGGGATGCAAGAGTGGCTCTATTTAAGCTAAATGGAGATGATGTTCTGGAGTATCGAGTGTTCATCAAAGCAGACAGGGTATCGCCATTCGATCTTGCAGCCAGTTGGAGGGCCTATCAAGAAAATCTTAGGCCTTCGTCTGTTCGGGGGATTCCTGATGTCAGAATAGATTCAGTGCCAGAGATCAGTGTTGAG AATGGATCTTCAGCTAGCTTGGAGCTTGATCTTGAACATTATGTTGTACCAGCTCCATCAACTTCTGCCAATTCAGGTTTGGTTTATGCAGCTAACATGACAGAGACTCCAAGGTCTTTAACCCTTACTGGAGTATTTTCGAAAGCTGATGGGTCTAGCAGTGCTGCGATATCCTTCAAAGATGGTGCTGGTGTGTCTGCAGATCGACCTTCACCAATTAAG GAGATGGAGGTTGTTGTCCCAGACCCGTCCAAGGTGTATGTATCTTCTGGGATGGTAGAATCTAAGTCAGTGGGAACGCTTTCACCTTTGCAAAAGCAAGATAGTCACAGGGGCCTCTTTGTCGACAGAGGTGTTGGTTCTCCTAGGCTGGTTAAATCGTCTAGTGCTTCTACTTTCTCTTTTGATCTCAAACTGGACACAGAAGCAAAG AATTCAATGCCAGCAGCTGCTGGAGCTgttgcagcagcagcagtagctgATCAAATGCTTGGACCAAAGGAGGATAAACATTTGGCAATTGTCTTG GTTGGTCTACCTGCTCGTGGCAAAACTTTTACTGCAGCTAAACTTACTAGATACCTACGCTGGTTAGGTCATGATACCAAACACTTCAATGTTGGAAAG TATCGGCGTCTGAAGCATGGAGCTAATCAG TCTGCTGACTTTTTCCGCGCTGATAACCCTGAAGGCATTGAAGCCCGGAATGAG GTAGCAGCCCTGGCATTTGATGACATGGTTTCCTGGATGCAAGAAGGCGGCCAG gtTGGAATATTTGATGCAACGAACAGTTCTAGTTATAGAAGAAATATGCTGATGAAAATGGCTGAAGGAAAATGCAAG ATTATTTTTCTGGAGACAATTTGCAATGATGAACGGATCATTGAAAGGAATATACGTCTTAAAATTCAACAGAGTCCTGACTATGCAGAAGA GCCTGATTTTGAGGCTGGATTGATAGACTTCAAAACTCGGCTAGCTAATTACGAAAAG GTTTATGAACCAGTTGAAGAAGGATCATATATCAAAATGATTGATATGGTCAGTGGACATGGAGGACAAATACAA GTAAACAATATCAGTGGCTATCTTCCTGGAAGAATTGTTTTTTTCTTG GTGAATACACATCTCACCCCCCGCCCAATCTTACTAACTAGGCATGGAGAAAGTAGAGATAATGTTAGGGGAAGAATTGGGGGTGACACTGCACTGAG AAGGCTCACCAGAAAGAAACAATCACTTGTTTTAATAGTGATGCTGGAGAGATTTACGCAAAGAAGCTTTATACTTTTGTCGAAAAGCGGCTGA
- the LOC133792301 gene encoding 6-phosphofructo-2-kinase/fructose-2,6-bisphosphatase isoform X3: MGTGSSKDTDEASHGSDGREGENLDQAGGQLYVSLKMENYKLKKELIPHVYGSVPLIGSWDSSKALTMERESASMWELSFVVPPNHETLDFKFLLKPKNSNAPCVVEEGSNRQLIRGTLQGDARVALFKLNGDDVLEYRVFIKADRVSPFDLAASWRAYQENLRPSSVRGIPDVRIDSVPEISVENGSSASLELDLEHYVVPAPSTSANSGLVYAANMTETPRSLTLTGVFSKADGSSSAAISFKDGAGVSADRPSPIKEMEVVVPDPSKVYVSSGMVESKSVGTLSPLQKQDSHRGLFVDRGVGSPRLVKSSSASTFSFDLKLDTEAKNSMPAAAGAVAAAAVADQMLGPKEDKHLAIVLVGLPARGKTFTAAKLTRYLRWLGHDTKHFNVGKYRRLKHGANQSADFFRADNPEGIEARNEVAALAFDDMVSWMQEGGQVGIFDATNSSSYRRNMLMKMAEGKCKIIFLETICNDERIIERNIRLKIQQSPDYAEEPDFEAGLIDFKTRLANYEKVYEPVEEGSYIKMIDMVSGHGGQIQVNNISGYLPGRIVFFLVNTHLTPRPILLTRHGESRDNVRGRIGGDTALRLTRKKQSLVLIVMLERFTQRSFILLSKSG, encoded by the exons ATGGGGACGGGGTCGTCTAAAGATACAGACGAGGCTTCTCATGGAAGCGATGGACGAGAAGGGGAAAATTTAGACCAGGCAGGTGGTCAACTCTATGTGTCGTTGAAAATGGAGAATTACAAGCTCAAGAAGGAGCTCATTCCTCATGTATATGGCTCCGTTCCGCTTATTGGTTCTTGGGATTCTTCTAAAGCT CTCACTATGGAGCGGGAATCGGCCTCAATGTGGGAATTGAGCTTCGTTGTTCCTCCAAATCACG AAACATTGGATTTCAAGTTCCTTTTAAAGCCAAAAAACAGCAATGCACCTTGCGTGGTTGAGGAAGGATCAAATCGTCAGCTTATTAGGGGCACCTTGCAAGGGGATGCAAGAGTGGCTCTATTTAAGCTAAATGGAGATGATGTTCTGGAGTATCGAGTGTTCATCAAAGCAGACAGGGTATCGCCATTCGATCTTGCAGCCAGTTGGAGGGCCTATCAAGAAAATCTTAGGCCTTCGTCTGTTCGGGGGATTCCTGATGTCAGAATAGATTCAGTGCCAGAGATCAGTGTTGAG AATGGATCTTCAGCTAGCTTGGAGCTTGATCTTGAACATTATGTTGTACCAGCTCCATCAACTTCTGCCAATTCAGGTTTGGTTTATGCAGCTAACATGACAGAGACTCCAAGGTCTTTAACCCTTACTGGAGTATTTTCGAAAGCTGATGGGTCTAGCAGTGCTGCGATATCCTTCAAAGATGGTGCTGGTGTGTCTGCAGATCGACCTTCACCAATTAAG GAGATGGAGGTTGTTGTCCCAGACCCGTCCAAGGTGTATGTATCTTCTGGGATGGTAGAATCTAAGTCAGTGGGAACGCTTTCACCTTTGCAAAAGCAAGATAGTCACAGGGGCCTCTTTGTCGACAGAGGTGTTGGTTCTCCTAGGCTGGTTAAATCGTCTAGTGCTTCTACTTTCTCTTTTGATCTCAAACTGGACACAGAAGCAAAG AATTCAATGCCAGCAGCTGCTGGAGCTgttgcagcagcagcagtagctgATCAAATGCTTGGACCAAAGGAGGATAAACATTTGGCAATTGTCTTG GTTGGTCTACCTGCTCGTGGCAAAACTTTTACTGCAGCTAAACTTACTAGATACCTACGCTGGTTAGGTCATGATACCAAACACTTCAATGTTGGAAAG TATCGGCGTCTGAAGCATGGAGCTAATCAG TCTGCTGACTTTTTCCGCGCTGATAACCCTGAAGGCATTGAAGCCCGGAATGAG GTAGCAGCCCTGGCATTTGATGACATGGTTTCCTGGATGCAAGAAGGCGGCCAG gtTGGAATATTTGATGCAACGAACAGTTCTAGTTATAGAAGAAATATGCTGATGAAAATGGCTGAAGGAAAATGCAAG ATTATTTTTCTGGAGACAATTTGCAATGATGAACGGATCATTGAAAGGAATATACGTCTTAAAATTCAACAGAGTCCTGACTATGCAGAAGA GCCTGATTTTGAGGCTGGATTGATAGACTTCAAAACTCGGCTAGCTAATTACGAAAAG GTTTATGAACCAGTTGAAGAAGGATCATATATCAAAATGATTGATATGGTCAGTGGACATGGAGGACAAATACAA GTAAACAATATCAGTGGCTATCTTCCTGGAAGAATTGTTTTTTTCTTG GTGAATACACATCTCACCCCCCGCCCAATCTTACTAACTAGGCATGGAGAAAGTAGAGATAATGTTAGGGGAAGAATTGGGGGTGACACTGCACTGAG GCTCACCAGAAAGAAACAATCACTTGTTTTAATAGTGATGCTGGAGAGATTTACGCAAAGAAGCTTTATACTTTTGTCGAAAAGCGGCTGA
- the LOC133792301 gene encoding 6-phosphofructo-2-kinase/fructose-2,6-bisphosphatase isoform X1, translating to MGTGSSKDTDEASHGSDGREGENLDQAGGQLYVSLKMENYKLKKELIPHVYGSVPLIGSWDSSKALTMERESASMWELSFVVPPNHETLDFKFLLKPKNSNAPCVVEEGSNRQLIRGTLQGDARVALFKLNGDDVLEYRVFIKADRVSPFDLAASWRAYQENLRPSSVRGIPDVRIDSVPEISVENGSSASLELDLEHYVVPAPSTSANSGLVYAANMTETPRSLTLTGVFSKADGSSSAAISFKDGAGVSADRPSPIKEMEVVVPDPSKVYVSSGMVESKSVGTLSPLQKQDSHRGLFVDRGVGSPRLVKSSSASTFSFDLKLDTEAKNSMPAAAGAVAAAAVADQMLGPKEDKHLAIVLVGLPARGKTFTAAKLTRYLRWLGHDTKHFNVGKYRRLKHGANQSADFFRADNPEGIEARNEVAALAFDDMVSWMQEGGQVGIFDATNSSSYRRNMLMKMAEGKCKIIFLETICNDERIIERNIRLKIQQSPDYAEEPDFEAGLIDFKTRLANYEKVYEPVEEGSYIKMIDMVSGHGGQIQVNNISGYLPGRIVFFLVNTHLTPRPILLTRHGESRDNVRGRIGGDTALSDAGEIYAKKLYTFVEKRLKSERAASIWTSTLQRTILTASHIPGFPKIQWRALDEINAGVCDGMTYEEIKKNMPEEYESRKKDKLRYRYPRGESYLDVIQRLEPVIIELERQRAPVVVISHQAVLRALYAYFADRPLKEIPHIEIPLHTIIEIQMGVAGVQEKRYKLMD from the exons ATGGGGACGGGGTCGTCTAAAGATACAGACGAGGCTTCTCATGGAAGCGATGGACGAGAAGGGGAAAATTTAGACCAGGCAGGTGGTCAACTCTATGTGTCGTTGAAAATGGAGAATTACAAGCTCAAGAAGGAGCTCATTCCTCATGTATATGGCTCCGTTCCGCTTATTGGTTCTTGGGATTCTTCTAAAGCT CTCACTATGGAGCGGGAATCGGCCTCAATGTGGGAATTGAGCTTCGTTGTTCCTCCAAATCACG AAACATTGGATTTCAAGTTCCTTTTAAAGCCAAAAAACAGCAATGCACCTTGCGTGGTTGAGGAAGGATCAAATCGTCAGCTTATTAGGGGCACCTTGCAAGGGGATGCAAGAGTGGCTCTATTTAAGCTAAATGGAGATGATGTTCTGGAGTATCGAGTGTTCATCAAAGCAGACAGGGTATCGCCATTCGATCTTGCAGCCAGTTGGAGGGCCTATCAAGAAAATCTTAGGCCTTCGTCTGTTCGGGGGATTCCTGATGTCAGAATAGATTCAGTGCCAGAGATCAGTGTTGAG AATGGATCTTCAGCTAGCTTGGAGCTTGATCTTGAACATTATGTTGTACCAGCTCCATCAACTTCTGCCAATTCAGGTTTGGTTTATGCAGCTAACATGACAGAGACTCCAAGGTCTTTAACCCTTACTGGAGTATTTTCGAAAGCTGATGGGTCTAGCAGTGCTGCGATATCCTTCAAAGATGGTGCTGGTGTGTCTGCAGATCGACCTTCACCAATTAAG GAGATGGAGGTTGTTGTCCCAGACCCGTCCAAGGTGTATGTATCTTCTGGGATGGTAGAATCTAAGTCAGTGGGAACGCTTTCACCTTTGCAAAAGCAAGATAGTCACAGGGGCCTCTTTGTCGACAGAGGTGTTGGTTCTCCTAGGCTGGTTAAATCGTCTAGTGCTTCTACTTTCTCTTTTGATCTCAAACTGGACACAGAAGCAAAG AATTCAATGCCAGCAGCTGCTGGAGCTgttgcagcagcagcagtagctgATCAAATGCTTGGACCAAAGGAGGATAAACATTTGGCAATTGTCTTG GTTGGTCTACCTGCTCGTGGCAAAACTTTTACTGCAGCTAAACTTACTAGATACCTACGCTGGTTAGGTCATGATACCAAACACTTCAATGTTGGAAAG TATCGGCGTCTGAAGCATGGAGCTAATCAG TCTGCTGACTTTTTCCGCGCTGATAACCCTGAAGGCATTGAAGCCCGGAATGAG GTAGCAGCCCTGGCATTTGATGACATGGTTTCCTGGATGCAAGAAGGCGGCCAG gtTGGAATATTTGATGCAACGAACAGTTCTAGTTATAGAAGAAATATGCTGATGAAAATGGCTGAAGGAAAATGCAAG ATTATTTTTCTGGAGACAATTTGCAATGATGAACGGATCATTGAAAGGAATATACGTCTTAAAATTCAACAGAGTCCTGACTATGCAGAAGA GCCTGATTTTGAGGCTGGATTGATAGACTTCAAAACTCGGCTAGCTAATTACGAAAAG GTTTATGAACCAGTTGAAGAAGGATCATATATCAAAATGATTGATATGGTCAGTGGACATGGAGGACAAATACAA GTAAACAATATCAGTGGCTATCTTCCTGGAAGAATTGTTTTTTTCTTG GTGAATACACATCTCACCCCCCGCCCAATCTTACTAACTAGGCATGGAGAAAGTAGAGATAATGTTAGGGGAAGAATTGGGGGTGACACTGCACTGAG TGATGCTGGAGAGATTTACGCAAAGAAGCTTTATACTTTTGTCGAAAAGCGGCTGAAATCTGAACGGGCTGCTTCT ATATGGACTAGCACACTGCAGCGAACTATTCTGACAGCGAGTCACATTCCTGGATTCCCCAAG atACAATGGCGCGCTCTGGATGAGATAAATGCTGGAGTCTGTGATGGGATGACATACGAGGAAATAAAGAAAAACATGCCAGAGGAGTACGA GTCGCGTAAGAAGGATAAACTGAGGTACAGGTATCCTCGTGGGGAATCTTATCTGGATGTTATCCAAAG GCTAGAGCCCGTAATTATTGAACTTGAACGGCAGCGAGCACCTGTTGTGGTGATATCTCACCAG GCAGTATTGAGGGCATTATACGCTTACTTTGCCGATAGGCCTCTTAAAGAAATTCCCCATATCGAG ATACCACTTCACACTATAATAGAGATACAAATGGGAGTTGCGGGAGTCCAAGAGAAAAGGTACAAACTCATGGACTAA
- the LOC133792303 gene encoding RING-H2 finger protein ATL63-like has translation MVSPGDGGSPPTQSNSSHDPLSRLVQSIFSYNSNVMLAALVSLLLVIVFVLLLHVYAKWFLAQAHHHHRRRNRPITTVSRVLGPSRFHSFPPFNLDLSSTTFQHSKGLDPSIISAIPLFVHKATPADDLDGLESECVICLSGFEDGDVGRKLPKCSHEFHLECIDMWLGSHSNCPICRAPVVCDEKAATATVDPSNGEANSTEASPLPAAADSVVVDVLGPVDSEESDCSSSSSSSPSSFGCSLKRMLSRNRSENKVFPASTVNESNQV, from the coding sequence ATGGTCAGCCCCGGTGACGGTGGCTCGCCGCCGACTCAGTCCAACTCCAGTCACGACCCTCTGAGTCGCCTCGTCCAAAGCATTTTCTCCTACAACAGCAATGTCATGCTTGCCGCTCTCGTCTCCTTGCTTTTGGTAATTGTCTTCGTCTTGCTTCTCCATGTATACGCCAAGTGGTTCTTGGCTCAggcccaccaccaccaccggcgGCGAAACAGGCCCATCACCACCGTCTCCCGCGTTCTCGGCCCCTCCCGTTTCCACAGCTTCCCTCCTTTCAATCTCGACCTCTCCTCCACCACCTTCCAACATTCCAAAGGTCTCGACCCCTCTATCATTTCCGCCATCCCATTGTTCGTTCACAAGGCCACCCCCGCCGATGATCTCGATGGGCTTGAGTCCGAGTGCGTCATCTGTCTGAGTGGCTTCGAAGACGGCGACGTGGGCCGTAAATTACCCAAATGCAGCCACGAGTTCCACTTGGAATGCATCGACATGTGGTTAGGCTCCCACTCAAATTGCCCAATTTGCAGAGCTCCGGTAGTCTGCGACGAAAAGGCCGCCACCGCGACTGTCGATCCCAGCAACGGCGAAGCTAATTCAACGGAGGCTTCACCGCTGCCAGCAGCGGCCGATTCGGTTGTGGTTGATGTGTTGGGTCCGGTTGATTCTGAAGAGTCCGATTGTTCTTCGTCATCTTCCTCTTCTCCATCTTCGTTTGGGTGCTCTCTGAAGAGAATGCTGAGCAGGAACAGATCGGAGAACAAGGTTTTCCCGGCCTCCACAGTGAATGAGAGCAATCAAGTATAA